A single genomic interval of Stieleria maiorica harbors:
- a CDS encoding PEP-CTERM sorting domain-containing protein (PEP-CTERM proteins occur, often in large numbers, in the proteomes of bacteria that also encode an exosortase, a predicted intramembrane cysteine proteinase. The presence of a PEP-CTERM domain at a protein's C-terminus predicts cleavage within the sorting domain, followed by covalent anchoring to some some component of the (usually Gram-negative) cell surface. Many PEP-CTERM proteins exhibit an unusual sequence composition that includes large numbers of potential glycosylation sites. Expression of one such protein has been shown restore the ability of a bacterium to form floc, a type of biofilm.) — MASFPMIRLIFGLICFVSLTLSGSAFAAVTVQLSLLVDRSSQTWEAFLQVDDPNQETLGLAGIQVDVVGSGGATITESSVRLPNPTETSDFMSFFQKGFTSFRSNGASGIGISGAQDIFNTESSTGSGRNSILEGVGEIAFSEPNGLLANWDVQAPVLIASGGYTGSVGTLTVNGSPATTTLLPASLPPTGSLIQTFSPAQVSGQSVSVSAVPEPSSAIFVLLAFSVGMMRRRKKSS; from the coding sequence TTGGCAAGTTTCCCAATGATACGTTTGATATTTGGCTTGATCTGTTTCGTCTCGTTGACATTGAGTGGTTCGGCTTTTGCTGCGGTGACGGTACAGCTGTCGCTCCTTGTCGATCGCAGCAGTCAGACCTGGGAAGCGTTTCTGCAAGTCGACGACCCCAACCAGGAAACGTTGGGGCTGGCGGGAATACAAGTGGACGTGGTCGGAAGTGGAGGGGCGACCATTACCGAGTCTTCGGTGCGGCTGCCTAACCCCACCGAAACCTCTGACTTCATGTCCTTCTTTCAGAAGGGATTCACTTCATTCCGATCAAACGGCGCTTCGGGAATTGGGATCTCGGGTGCACAGGACATTTTCAATACGGAGAGCTCAACGGGGAGCGGACGAAACAGTATTTTGGAAGGCGTCGGTGAAATCGCTTTTAGCGAACCCAACGGCTTGCTGGCGAACTGGGACGTGCAGGCTCCCGTGCTGATTGCGTCGGGGGGATACACGGGCAGCGTCGGCACGCTCACCGTCAACGGTTCGCCAGCCACGACCACCCTGTTGCCCGCTTCATTGCCGCCGACGGGAAGCCTGATTCAAACCTTTAGCCCGGCTCAGGTCTCCGGCCAGTCCGTCAGTGTTTCTGCGGTCCCGGAACCGTCTTCTGCGATATTCGTTCTACTGGCGTTTTCTGTCGGCATGATGAGACGTCGCAAAAAATCTTCTTGA